Proteins from a genomic interval of Haemorhous mexicanus isolate bHaeMex1 chromosome Z, bHaeMex1.pri, whole genome shotgun sequence:
- the TMEM271 gene encoding transmembrane protein 271 — MKWSVRGACAALSSCLLLACALSAAAVGLKCFSLGSELKGEPFRLGTAAGAFYSGLLLAAGLSLLAAALLCCRPPDEAPVAPAPAPAPGPAPASALAPAGDPDPASGGPGGAEAAAAPSGPVEKASPGGRQNFLLLGVLVFMLGVLSAFAGAVIDGDTVSLVERKYSHYCLLQPGGAARPRSGPAAPDGTAAALRCQKLRDYQQGLVLSTVFNALECLLGLLNLLLVKNYKAAQQRGRRRRRRRAAPAAAAAAGGRRRRRRGGGGGRRAPRHSQGSLFSGGEPELSPGDCPFQAVSYINVGVFHVFDEAGVEVHCGGHPSVELPGYSPMDPELNASYPYCYPLPSEHPPAYEEIYPGEPCAHGT, encoded by the coding sequence ATGAAGTGGAGCGTGCGGGGAGCCTGCGCCGcgctctccagctgcctcctgctcgCCTGCGCCCTCAGCGCCGCCGCCGTGGGCCTCAAGTGCTTCTCGCTGGGCTCCGAGCTCAAGGGCGAGCCCTTCCGCCTGGGCACCGCCGCCGGCGCCTTCTActcggggctgctgctggccgcCGGCCTCTCGCTGCTCGCCGCTGCGCTGCTCTGCTGTCGCCCGCCCGACGAGGCGCCCGTGGCGCCGGCTCCGGCACCGGCCCCAGGACCGGCACCGGCCTCTGCTTTGGCCCCCGCCGGGGACCCGGACCCGGCgagcggcggccccggcggggcggaggcggcggccgcGCCGTCGGGGCCGGTGGAGAAGGCGTCGCCCGGGGGGCGGCAGAACTTCCTGcttctgggggtgctggtgttCATGCTGGGCGTGCTGAGCGCCTTCGCCGGCGCCGTCATCGACGGCGACACCGTGTCGCTGGTGGAGAGGAAGTACTCGCACTATTGCCTGCTGCAGCCCGGCGGCGCGGCCCGCCCGCGGAGCGGACCCGCGGCCCCCGACGGCACCGCCGCGGCGCTCCGCTGCCAGAAGCTGCGGGACTACCAGCAAGGCTTGGTGCTCTCCACCGTTTTCAACGCGCTGGAGTGCCTCCTGGGCCTGCTTAACCTGCTTCTTGTCAAGAACTACAAGGCCGCGCAGCAGCGCGGacggaggcggcggcggcggcgagcggccccggcggcggcggcggcggcgggcgggcggcggcggcggcggaggggcGGCGGCGGTGGGCGGCGGGCGCCGcgccacagccagggctccctCTTCTCCGGCGGCGAGCCCGAGCTCAGCCCCGGCGATTGCCCCTTCCAGGCTGTCTCCTACATCAACGTGGGCGTCTTCCACGTCTTCGACGAGGCCGGCGTGGAGGTGCACTGTGGCGGACATCCCTCCGTCGAGCTGCCCGGCTACTCGCCCATGGACCCCGAGCTCAACGCCTCCTATCCCTACTGCTACCCTCTGCCCAGCGAGCACCCCCCTGCCTACGAGGAGATCTACCCCGGGGAGCCCTGCGCTCACGGCACTTAA